One Tamlana carrageenivorans genomic region harbors:
- a CDS encoding TlpA family protein disulfide reductase, protein MRINFSIVVLLFTFYSCNQNSANEKNSYAYIGGEIINPNTNYVVLSKDQKVIDTVKLNGVNRFLYKLDSLSPGIYTFKHGIETQMVLLEPRDSVLFRLNTLDFDESLVFTGKGDKKNNYLINDFLEHEKEEKYIFKLCQLSPDVYEQKIDSIKTEKDNLLASFINRYQPSPLFIKIAEANNKYSYYSNKEVYPFAHHGKNKMKNLKSLPEDFYNYRKTINYNDTFFSDYHNYRTFLKHNISNLALNKHAKHNEQKSRKQHAFCYNYERLKLIDCLVSDNSIKDDLLYHFTLKYLSKHDDESYNRKVLDFYLNNSSNASEKERMTKYANSIHKLKNGSQLPLVELVDYNHEAIELNTLISTLTVITFWSNVYYQHFKDSHYKIKELELKYPEVDFITINIDDYGLEKANKLLNSFNFNHEHEYQFQDSKLASEKLIIYPITKSIIVDKNKKIIDSNANIFSYKFEDDILGLINR, encoded by the coding sequence ATGAGAATTAACTTTTCGATTGTAGTTTTACTATTTACCTTTTATAGCTGTAATCAAAACAGTGCTAACGAGAAAAATAGTTATGCTTATATTGGTGGTGAAATTATTAACCCCAACACCAACTACGTTGTTCTGTCTAAAGATCAAAAAGTGATAGACACTGTAAAATTAAATGGCGTTAACCGATTTCTTTACAAATTAGATTCACTTTCTCCGGGAATTTACACCTTTAAGCACGGTATTGAAACTCAAATGGTTTTATTAGAACCTAGAGATAGTGTCTTGTTTCGATTAAACACCTTAGACTTCGATGAATCTTTAGTTTTTACAGGTAAAGGTGACAAGAAAAACAACTATTTGATTAATGATTTTCTGGAGCACGAAAAAGAAGAAAAATACATTTTTAAACTTTGCCAACTCTCACCCGATGTTTATGAGCAAAAGATCGACTCTATAAAAACTGAAAAGGATAACCTTTTAGCAAGTTTTATAAATCGATATCAACCTTCTCCTTTATTTATTAAAATAGCTGAAGCCAATAACAAATACAGTTATTACTCCAATAAAGAGGTGTATCCATTCGCGCACCACGGGAAAAACAAAATGAAAAATCTTAAAAGTTTACCTGAAGATTTTTATAACTACCGAAAAACCATCAATTACAACGATACTTTTTTTAGCGACTACCACAATTACCGTACGTTTTTAAAGCATAACATTAGTAATTTAGCGCTTAATAAACACGCGAAACATAACGAACAAAAATCGCGTAAACAACATGCCTTTTGCTATAATTACGAGCGCCTAAAATTGATTGACTGTTTGGTTTCGGATAACAGCATTAAGGATGACTTACTTTATCACTTTACCTTAAAATACTTATCGAAACACGATGACGAATCTTACAATAGAAAGGTTTTAGATTTTTACTTAAATAATAGTAGTAATGCGTCTGAAAAGGAGCGAATGACCAAATATGCTAATTCCATTCATAAGTTAAAAAATGGTTCGCAATTACCTCTTGTTGAACTGGTTGATTACAACCATGAAGCTATAGAACTTAACACGCTTATTAGCACCCTTACCGTAATTACCTTTTGGTCTAACGTATATTATCAGCATTTCAAAGACAGCCATTACAAGATAAAAGAATTGGAACTTAAATATCCCGAAGTGGATTTCATTACTATAAATATCGATGATTATGGTTTAGAAAAAGCCAATAAACTTTTGAATAGTTTTAATTTTAATCATGAGCATGAATACCAATTCCAAGACTCTAAATTAGCTTCAGAAAAATTAATCATCTACCCGATTACTAAATCTATTATTGTTGATAAGAACAAAAAAATAATAGATAGTAATGCGAATATATTCTCTTATAAATTTGAAGATGATATTCTAGGACTTATCAATAGATAA